In Flavobacteriales bacterium TMED191, the DNA window ATTTTATAATATATTTTTTCACATCAAAAATCAACTCTAATTCCAGAATCTACCATATGATTTGTTCTAGAATACCATATTTCAGTTGAACTCCAGTTAGGCTGATGAAAGGTGTTGACAGCATAATCCATAGGAATAACATTTTCAAGCTCAGTAGAGCAAGAAATTCCATAATTATGATATATATAAAAATATACATTACCGTCCTCAATAAGAGGATACAAAGTTACATTGGTATCATTATTGAATCTAAACTCAATAAAAGAAAAGTCATCTGGCAAATTATGAATTTGAAACTTTCTCCAATGCGGTAGGAGGATATTACCAGAGCCAGAGCCATCTATATCTTCACTCCATCCCATGTGATAAAAATAGCTATCTTGAGGTAAAAGTGTAGCCTCCGTACTGAGATCATTACAAAACTCACCTACACCCATATCAATACAATCCATATAAACATCACTATTATCTAAATTATTATTTTCACTATTTATGGTTGTAGAACCTTCATCGGAACTTGATAAAGTTATAAATATTGGATCTTGCATAGATGCACCACCGAAATTATTATAATAATAATAATGACCTTTTTTAATAGGAATGCAAAGTGTTTGATAAAAAGTTGCGGTTGCGTCATCATTATAAAAATCTGCTCGTAATGTAGAATTTTCAGTATTAATATTACCCGAACCAGCTTCTATATCGATGGTTGAGACAGAATCAATATATAACATCAATCTAGAATAACCATTATTAAGATGGATTATTGCTGTTAAAAAACCATCTTCTACAGCCTGAAGTTCAGTGACCGCATTAAACTCTGTTAAAGGAATCTCGTCTCCCAAAACCATATTTCCTCCTCCAGTATAATTAATACTAAGTTGTTCATCCATCATATCAATTATTTCTTGTAATTGATCAGGAGTCAATCCTGTCATATTTGCTTCACAAGGAAGTTCATCAATTACATTAGTAACAAATTGAAGAATTAATGACGCATCTTGAGAATTTACTTCTCCACTACAATCAACATCACCAACAAGTGTTGAATCCTGCGAAAACATCATTAATGGAAATAATAATAGTATAAGTAGTTTTTTCATACATCAAATATAGTGGTTTTAGTATTAATAGGGAGGTGTTAGTCAGGTGGCTAATTCAAACTAGGAGATTTTTGATAGGCTTGAATTTCCTTATATAACAGATGAAAATCGTGTAAATCCTTTAACAAATGGTTCGAAATAAGTCCAGTAGGGGGAGCAACAGATAAAGCATCTACGAAAGTGGGTGCTTTTATTTTATAAGATTTCTAGTTAGATAATTTTATCGGTTAGACCATTCTTCAAAATCCAAAGGTCTAATGACTCTAATTATACTAAGAAACAAAGCTAATGTTAACATCCAAGTAAATAGCTCCATACTATGTGGAGAGTTTAAAAATTCATCTTTTTGATTTATATGAAGGATAAATTCTAATATAAAAAGACAAACAGCTTGTGAATATAATAGCCCCTTGTTCTTAATACCAAGTTCATAAAACAAATCTTTACGTCTAAAAAGGAAAACAAATGGAAGCGCCACAAATATTATTGCAAAAACACCGATTAATGTCCATGATTCAAGATTTGGAAGAAAAGAAGCTTCGGATGACCAAAGAGCAAGAAAAATAAATGAAACAATAGAATAGGTAAAGTAAATTATTTGATTAGTAGTCCATTTCATAATTTTAAATTTTACTTAAATATAATGTTTTTAGTATTGCAAGGGAAGTGTTAGTCTAATACTCAATTCAAACTAGGAGATTTTTGATAGGCTTGAATTTCTTTGTATAACAGATGAAAATCGTGTAAATCCTTTAGTAGGTGGTTCGAAATAGGTCCAGGAGGGGGAGCAACAGATAAAGCATCTACAAAAGTAGGTGCTTTTATTTTATAAGATATTTTTTCTTTTGCTCAGCAAATTCCTAATCAGAAACTATACCAATCTTTTTTTGCATATCTTTCGATAACACTCTGTAAACCCTTCTCGAATAGGTCATTGTTAGTATTACTAGACAATTTTATTAAACAGAGTAGAGTTTATTTAAGTATATTTAATTTTATTAAAAAAATATTAAAAATGAAAAAAATTATTTTAGGACTGGTTGTTATATTGTACTCTTGTAATTGCACTGTTGAAGAGGTCAATAATTACGAAACAAAAGTTTTACTTAAATCTGTTGAAACGGATATAATGGGAGAAACATTTAATTTTCCTGACTCAAATGCGGTGATAACTACAGCAATTAGAGTTTTAAGAAGTGGAGAATCTACAGGATTACACATCCATGAAGCTATTCCAGTTGTCTATATGATTGATGGTGAAATCACGATATCTAATGACAATGGGAATAATAAGATTATTAAAAAAGGAGAATCTTTTATAGGCTCTACAAACAATGTGCATGAAGCCATAGCTACATCTGATAATGATGCAGTCGCATATGTAGTATTTATTGGATCAAAGGATTTGCAAAATACAATTAATAAATAGACATAATAACATACTGGTTTTAGTATTGAAAGGGAAGAGTTAGTCTAGTGCTCAATTCAAACTAGGTGATTTTTGATATGCTTGAATTTCTTTATATAACAGATGAAAATCGTGTAAATCCTTTAACAAATGGTTCGAGATTAGTCCAGTAGGGGGAGCAACATATAAAGCATCTAAGAAAGTGGGTGCTTTTTTATTTTTATATATTTGCGCTATTATTAATTTTAAAATCTTATAATATGCCAGTTCCAGTAATTATTGCAACAGTTTTATCTTTAGTGTCACTTTATGGGTTTATTAAAAAATGTCGTTTTTATTTTAATCTTGGATATTGTTTAATGGGATTATTAATAGCCTCGGCTAGTATAATGGATTATTTAAATGGTTCAGAGTCAATTGCGTTAATGACAGTAACAGTTTTTATCATTCAAGCAATTCTAATGTTTCCAAATAAAATAAATTATGACGGAAGTAAAATTGCAAAATCTGCAGGAATTAAAATATATACATCAGTAAGTTTAGTAAACTTTATTGCAGTATTCTTATCAGAATTGTCACCTGCACCAAGCATTACAATTTGGCTACATTTAGTATTAGCAATTATGCCTTTAGGTGTAATATATTTAATGATGGCCGGAAAAATTAAAATAAAAGAAAACTAATCTCAATCAATTCAAACTAGGTGATTTTTGATAGGCTTGAATTTCCTTGTATAACAGATGAAAATCGTGCAAACCCTTTAGTAGGTAGTTCGAAATAAGTCCAGCAGGGGGAGCAACAGATAAAGCATCTACGAAAGTGGGTGCTTTTATTTTATAATATGCTTTTTAATTGTTTGAATCCACAGTCTTCGTAATCTTAATTTACTTATTGTAAAAGTATGTCGCTCACCATTTTTCAAGACAATACGATATCCACTTTTTTGGTCATATCTTGCTCTTCTAACTGAGGCTATTTCAGAATAATCAAAAGATTTAATGAAATGTTTTGTTGCCATTGCTTTTTTAGCAGTAGTGAAATAAAAACGTTCATTTGTTAAATATGCATTTCCTGGTTGAAGCAATAATTTCCCCTTTCCATATACGGGTTTTAATATTGACCACAAATCCTCCACAATAACTTTTTCATTTGCACGTAAGTGAAGTTCTTGTTGTCCAAAAGAAAAAAAAGGAATAATAAGAAGGAGGAATATTTTTTTCATACTATTAATTTTTATAAAAG includes these proteins:
- a CDS encoding cupin domain-containing protein, with product MKKIILGLVVILYSCNCTVEEVNNYETKVLLKSVETDIMGETFNFPDSNAVITTAIRVLRSGESTGLHIHEAIPVVYMIDGEITISNDNGNNKIIKKGESFIGSTNNVHEAIATSDNDAVAYVVFIGSKDLQNTINK